A DNA window from Motilibacter rhizosphaerae contains the following coding sequences:
- a CDS encoding TetR family transcriptional regulator, with protein MTGKQRREQLLDVGRSLFAEKGFEGTSVEEIAAKAGVSKPVVYEHFGGKEGLYAVVIDREVESLLTSITEALTATERSRELLEQAALALLDYIESSSDGFRILVRDSPVTSGSGTFASIMSDVGSQVEHILAAEFQSRGFTDKIAPLYAQMLVGMVALTGQWWLDVRKPRKAEVAAHLVNLAWNGLSGLEAKPKLTSR; from the coding sequence ATGACGGGCAAGCAGCGCCGCGAGCAGCTGCTGGACGTCGGCCGCTCGCTGTTCGCCGAGAAGGGCTTCGAGGGCACCTCGGTCGAGGAGATCGCCGCGAAGGCAGGCGTCTCCAAGCCCGTGGTCTACGAGCACTTCGGCGGCAAGGAGGGCCTGTACGCCGTCGTCATCGACCGCGAGGTCGAGAGCCTGCTGACGTCGATCACGGAGGCGCTGACCGCCACGGAGCGCTCGCGCGAGCTGCTCGAGCAGGCCGCGCTCGCCCTGCTCGACTACATCGAGTCCAGCAGCGACGGGTTCCGCATCCTCGTCCGCGACTCGCCGGTGACCTCGGGCAGCGGCACGTTCGCCAGCATCATGAGCGACGTCGGCAGCCAGGTGGAGCACATCCTCGCCGCCGAGTTCCAGTCACGCGGCTTCACCGACAAGATCGCCCCGCTCTACGCGCAGATGCTCGTCGGCATGGTCGCGCTCACCGGTCAGTGGTGGCTCGACGTCCGCAAGCCGCGCAAGGCCGAGGTGGCCGCGCACCTGGTCAACCTCGCGTGGAACGGGCTGTCCGGGCTCGAGGCGAAGCCGAAGCTGACCTCGCGCTGA
- a CDS encoding 4-(cytidine 5'-diphospho)-2-C-methyl-D-erythritol kinase codes for MGPVRVRVPAKVNLQLAVGPVRPDGFHELVTVFCSVGLHDDVTVTTSDETRVRTTGPEAHLVPAGADNLAARAAEALARRAGVSSGVDITIDKDIPVAGGMAGGSADAAAVLLACNEIWGLHWPAEELVPVAAEVGSDVAFGLLGGVAVGRGRGELLEPVGTTAEFAWAFAFADEGLSTPEVFRTCDRLREGVDVPQPEVAEDLLAALHDGDAAALAASLANDLQPAALALRPGLADVLAEGTRAGALAGIVSGSGPTCAFLCPAEAVAAVVGAALAGLPGVRRTRTARGPAGSPQLAPVNP; via the coding sequence ATGGGGCCGGTCCGGGTGCGCGTGCCGGCCAAGGTCAACCTCCAGCTCGCGGTGGGGCCCGTACGCCCCGACGGGTTCCACGAGCTCGTCACCGTCTTCTGCAGCGTCGGGCTCCACGACGACGTCACCGTCACGACCTCCGACGAGACCCGCGTCCGCACCACCGGCCCCGAGGCGCACCTCGTCCCAGCCGGTGCGGACAACCTCGCCGCCCGTGCGGCCGAGGCCCTCGCCCGTCGCGCGGGCGTCTCTAGCGGTGTGGACATCACGATCGACAAGGACATCCCGGTCGCCGGCGGGATGGCCGGCGGCAGCGCGGACGCGGCCGCGGTCCTGCTGGCCTGCAACGAGATCTGGGGCCTGCACTGGCCGGCCGAGGAGCTCGTCCCCGTCGCTGCCGAGGTCGGCAGCGACGTCGCCTTCGGCCTGCTCGGCGGCGTGGCCGTCGGGCGCGGTCGCGGGGAGCTGCTCGAGCCGGTCGGGACCACGGCGGAGTTCGCCTGGGCCTTCGCCTTCGCCGACGAGGGGCTCTCGACCCCGGAGGTCTTCCGCACCTGCGACCGGCTGCGCGAGGGCGTCGACGTGCCCCAGCCCGAGGTGGCCGAGGACCTGCTGGCGGCGCTGCACGACGGCGACGCGGCCGCCCTCGCGGCGAGCCTGGCCAACGACCTGCAGCCGGCGGCGCTCGCGCTGCGGCCGGGGCTCGCCGACGTGCTGGCCGAGGGGACGCGCGCGGGCGCGCTCGCCGGCATCGTCAGCGGGAGCGGCCCCACGTGCGCCTTCCTCTGCCCCGCCGAGGCCGTGGCTGCCGTCGTCGGCGCCGCCCTCGCCGGCCTCCCCGGCGTCCGCCGCACGCGCACGGCCCGCGGGCCGGCCGGCAGCCCGCAGCTCGCCCCCGTGAACCCCTAG
- a CDS encoding substrate-binding domain-containing protein — protein sequence MTPKKHLVVSALTAAGLVAVLSGCGDSGNKSTGADAGTGTTASQPAAPASSAPAAATSTGSDASSSADAGSSAAAGGSGEVPAAIKAAGGTALIAGTPAKGIEAQYGPICKGSDLGIGKIDFAKDTIGWAQSEKEANPFRIASTKSQVDEAKKRGIHLLTTNAQSNVQQENSDIKGMIDKGAKAIIFSPINSTGLGDAIAYAKSKHVAMIPVDRNITGVQGCQSVGPQLGSDFVLQGKRAADAMIKATGGKAKLAILLGATGVNVTDDRTSGFLDELKAQNASGIQVIFKQTADFTREKGQQVTETLLQSHPDVNAIYAENDEMALGAITALQDKGKNGTDKVHIVSIDGTKGAVQAIVDGDIDTVIESNPAYGPSAEDALNAYVNGDGYPAVTITTDNQYDKSNAQQAISSGTAY from the coding sequence ATGACCCCCAAGAAGCACCTGGTCGTCTCGGCCCTGACCGCCGCCGGCCTGGTGGCCGTGCTCAGCGGCTGCGGCGACTCGGGCAACAAGTCCACGGGCGCCGACGCCGGCACCGGGACGACCGCCAGCCAGCCCGCCGCCCCGGCCAGCAGCGCTCCCGCTGCCGCCACGTCCACCGGCTCGGACGCCTCGAGCTCCGCCGACGCGGGCAGCAGCGCGGCGGCCGGTGGCAGCGGCGAGGTCCCCGCCGCCATCAAGGCCGCCGGCGGCACCGCGCTCATCGCGGGCACGCCGGCCAAGGGGATCGAGGCGCAGTACGGCCCGATCTGCAAGGGCTCCGACCTCGGCATCGGCAAGATCGACTTCGCCAAGGACACCATCGGCTGGGCGCAGTCCGAGAAGGAGGCCAACCCCTTCCGCATCGCCTCCACCAAGTCCCAGGTCGACGAGGCCAAGAAGCGCGGCATCCACCTGCTGACGACCAACGCGCAGTCGAACGTCCAGCAGGAGAACAGCGACATCAAGGGCATGATCGACAAGGGCGCGAAGGCCATCATCTTCTCGCCGATCAACTCGACCGGCCTCGGCGACGCCATCGCGTACGCCAAGAGCAAGCACGTCGCGATGATCCCCGTGGACCGCAACATCACCGGTGTGCAGGGCTGCCAGTCGGTCGGCCCGCAGCTCGGCTCGGACTTCGTGCTCCAGGGCAAGCGCGCCGCGGACGCGATGATCAAGGCGACCGGCGGCAAGGCCAAGCTCGCGATCCTGCTCGGCGCGACCGGCGTCAACGTGACCGACGACCGCACCAGCGGCTTCCTCGACGAGCTCAAGGCGCAGAACGCCTCCGGCATCCAGGTCATCTTCAAGCAGACCGCCGACTTCACCCGTGAGAAGGGCCAGCAGGTCACCGAGACCCTGCTCCAGTCCCACCCCGACGTGAACGCGATCTACGCCGAGAACGACGAGATGGCCCTCGGCGCGATCACGGCCCTGCAGGACAAGGGCAAGAACGGCACCGACAAGGTCCACATCGTCTCGATCGACGGCACCAAGGGCGCCGTGCAGGCCATCGTCGACGGTGACATCGACACCGTCATCGAGTCGAACCCGGCCTACGGCCCGTCCGCCGAGGACGCGCTGAACGCGTATGTGAACGGCGACGGCTACCCGGCTGTCACCATCACCACGGACAACCAGTACGACAAGTCCAACGCGCAGCAGGCGATCTCGTCGGGCACGGCGTACTAG
- a CDS encoding LamG-like jellyroll fold domain-containing protein: MTRARPRPHPRPSSSARRRAARGWAGLAAGSLLASGLTALLSAPTAAHAAAGPVPSDRWTFEEGSGSTSADTTGTHPVTLQGGATWTSGIQGESALQVNGNGQYADAGAPVIDTGSSFTVSTWVKLVSINGYQTVVSVDGSSVSGFFLGLRGDTNRFAFVQLSSDSPQAAAPFPSATFDPVPGQWYQLTGVKDTAAHTLSLYVNGRLQGTTPTPASWTAGGHLVIGRGKYAGGPVDFVNGSIDDVRAWTSALSPAQVAQLATTGAWRFDEGSGTTAADDSLANADGTLTGGATWTPGVVGPSAGAFNGTSAYVDTPGPEVNTSQSFSVSAWVRSDDPNGFRTAVSVDGSAVSGFFLQRRNDGRFAFTKLASDSTSAAAAVASATSTATTGQWYHLVGVYDSAASTVTLYVNGTKESTASVTGTWRATGHLVIGRGKYGGPVDFWSGAVDDVRTYPFALDAGTVSSLSGSGLWHLDEGSGTTAKDASPNGADGTLRGPGATWTAGAIGKAVALTGGADISVGDVPGLDLGTGSATVGAWVRTTSSAPQTLVQKGSATDGYAIGVSGGKVTVRLGGISATTADGGLADGTWHDVVAVVDRAAGRLRVYLDGSASALVAGAGSCGTGASDGLDISACATASGDSSAPFTIGSASGAAPYLDGAVDEVQVARYALTQDQVNVLAGANAVTVDATDIRATTRKTTYGLILEDISHSVEGGLYAELVRNRSFKESYQGGSGAGDWPVPYWQYSATGGATGSYAVDTTTPLNSAIDRSLQLSATSLPVGARVAASNIGFYGIRVDPSTTYKSSVSVKAASGFTGDVRVSLEKPDGTVLASKNLRAPSTSWTKQSFSLTTPAGITASTDNRIVVSVVNSGRKALAGQTVWVSQVSVFPPTYKGHGLRTDIMQKFAALKPGLFRVPGGNYLEGNDLATHFDWKKTIGDVDLRPGHQNTAWGYWSSDGMGILEYLQMAEDLGAQPDLALFAGYTLNGQHVSEADYQQYIDSALDEIEYAIGDTTSTWGAKRAADGHPKPFDLHYVEVGNEDWFDGSGSYAWRYTRMYDAIKAKYPQLKVIATTGGLQGGAASAKPGITPDVADDHYYNSPQWFTDASTRYDQASRSGPQILVGEYGAQDGQPTGTVAAAVGEAGFLTGIERNSDIVIGSMYAPIIVNENQSNWGTNLVGIDAGSSYGSPSYWVEQMFSTNLGSQIVGSRLSGAGAIQQTVSKSTSSAGTTFYVKLVNPSDQVQSARLQFTDIGSIDPTGTLTQLTGDPSTRNTLAHPDAVTPTTRQVSGLGTTTRLSLPAHSVTVLKVTGH, translated from the coding sequence GTGACCCGAGCACGACCCCGTCCCCACCCCCGCCCGTCCTCGAGCGCGCGGCGGCGCGCTGCCCGCGGGTGGGCCGGCCTCGCCGCCGGCTCGCTCCTCGCGAGCGGCCTGACGGCACTGCTGTCGGCCCCGACCGCCGCGCACGCCGCCGCGGGCCCCGTCCCCAGCGACCGCTGGACCTTCGAGGAGGGCAGCGGCAGCACCTCCGCCGACACCACCGGCACCCACCCGGTCACGCTGCAGGGCGGGGCCACCTGGACCAGCGGCATCCAGGGCGAGTCCGCCCTGCAGGTCAACGGGAACGGCCAGTACGCCGACGCCGGGGCCCCGGTCATCGACACCGGCAGCTCGTTCACCGTCAGCACCTGGGTGAAGCTCGTCAGCATCAACGGCTACCAGACGGTGGTGAGCGTCGACGGCAGCTCGGTGAGCGGGTTCTTCCTCGGGCTGCGCGGCGACACCAACCGCTTCGCCTTCGTCCAGCTGTCGAGCGACTCGCCGCAGGCCGCGGCGCCGTTCCCGAGCGCGACCTTCGACCCGGTGCCGGGCCAGTGGTACCAGCTCACCGGCGTCAAGGACACCGCGGCGCACACGCTCTCGCTGTACGTCAACGGCCGCCTCCAGGGCACGACCCCGACGCCTGCCTCGTGGACCGCGGGCGGTCACCTCGTCATCGGCCGCGGCAAGTACGCCGGCGGCCCGGTGGACTTCGTCAACGGCAGCATCGACGACGTCCGCGCGTGGACCTCGGCGCTGAGCCCCGCCCAGGTCGCCCAGCTCGCCACCACCGGCGCCTGGCGCTTCGACGAGGGCAGCGGGACCACCGCCGCCGACGACTCGCTCGCCAACGCCGACGGCACCCTCACCGGCGGCGCCACCTGGACCCCCGGCGTCGTCGGCCCGAGCGCCGGGGCGTTCAACGGCACCAGCGCGTACGTCGACACCCCGGGCCCGGAGGTCAACACCTCGCAGAGCTTCTCGGTGTCCGCCTGGGTCCGCAGCGACGACCCGAACGGCTTCCGCACCGCGGTGAGCGTGGACGGCAGCGCCGTCAGCGGGTTCTTCCTGCAGCGGCGCAACGACGGCCGCTTCGCCTTCACCAAGCTCGCCTCCGACTCCACGTCGGCCGCTGCTGCCGTCGCGAGCGCGACGAGCACGGCGACGACGGGCCAGTGGTACCACCTCGTCGGCGTCTACGACTCCGCTGCGAGCACCGTGACGCTCTACGTCAACGGCACCAAGGAGTCCACCGCCAGCGTCACCGGCACGTGGAGGGCGACCGGGCACCTCGTCATCGGGCGCGGCAAGTACGGCGGCCCGGTCGACTTCTGGAGCGGCGCGGTCGACGACGTCCGCACGTACCCCTTCGCCCTCGACGCCGGCACCGTCTCGAGCCTGTCCGGCAGCGGCCTGTGGCACCTCGACGAGGGCAGCGGCACGACGGCGAAGGACGCCTCCCCCAATGGCGCCGACGGCACGCTGCGCGGCCCCGGGGCGACGTGGACCGCGGGCGCCATCGGGAAGGCGGTCGCCCTCACCGGCGGCGCCGACATCTCCGTGGGCGACGTCCCGGGGCTCGACCTCGGCACCGGCAGCGCCACGGTCGGCGCCTGGGTGCGCACGACCTCCAGCGCCCCGCAGACGCTGGTGCAGAAGGGCAGCGCCACCGACGGGTACGCCATCGGCGTCTCGGGCGGCAAGGTGACCGTGCGGCTGGGCGGGATCTCCGCCACCACCGCCGACGGCGGCCTCGCCGACGGCACGTGGCACGACGTCGTGGCCGTGGTCGACCGCGCCGCGGGCCGGCTGCGCGTCTACCTCGACGGCAGCGCCTCGGCGCTCGTGGCGGGCGCCGGCAGCTGCGGCACCGGGGCCTCCGACGGCCTCGACATCTCCGCCTGCGCCACGGCGTCCGGCGACTCGTCGGCGCCGTTCACCATCGGCAGCGCGAGCGGCGCGGCGCCGTACCTCGACGGCGCGGTCGACGAGGTGCAGGTCGCGCGCTACGCGCTGACGCAGGACCAGGTCAACGTCCTCGCCGGCGCCAACGCGGTCACGGTCGACGCGACGGACATCCGCGCCACCACGCGGAAGACGACGTACGGCCTCATCCTCGAGGACATCAGCCACTCGGTCGAGGGCGGCCTCTACGCCGAGCTCGTGCGCAACCGCAGCTTCAAGGAGAGCTACCAGGGCGGGAGCGGCGCCGGGGACTGGCCCGTGCCGTACTGGCAGTACTCCGCGACGGGCGGCGCCACCGGCTCGTACGCCGTGGACACGACCACGCCGCTGAACTCCGCGATCGACCGCAGCCTCCAGCTGTCCGCCACCTCGCTCCCGGTGGGCGCGCGCGTCGCGGCCAGCAACATCGGGTTCTACGGCATCCGTGTCGACCCGAGCACGACGTACAAGTCGTCGGTGTCGGTCAAGGCCGCGAGCGGCTTCACGGGCGACGTGCGCGTCAGCCTCGAGAAGCCTGACGGCACGGTGCTCGCCTCGAAGAACCTGCGCGCCCCCAGCACGTCCTGGACCAAGCAGTCGTTCAGCCTGACCACGCCGGCGGGCATCACCGCCTCGACGGACAACCGCATCGTCGTCTCCGTCGTCAACAGCGGCCGCAAGGCCCTGGCAGGGCAGACGGTCTGGGTCTCGCAGGTCTCGGTCTTCCCGCCGACCTACAAGGGCCACGGGCTGCGCACGGACATCATGCAGAAGTTCGCGGCGCTGAAGCCGGGGCTCTTCCGCGTGCCGGGCGGGAACTACCTCGAGGGCAACGACCTCGCGACGCACTTCGACTGGAAGAAGACGATCGGCGACGTCGACCTGCGCCCGGGGCACCAGAACACCGCCTGGGGCTACTGGTCCTCGGACGGCATGGGGATCCTCGAGTACCTCCAGATGGCCGAGGACCTCGGCGCCCAGCCTGACCTCGCGCTCTTCGCGGGCTACACGCTCAACGGCCAGCACGTGAGCGAGGCGGACTACCAGCAGTACATCGACTCCGCGCTCGACGAGATCGAGTACGCCATCGGCGACACCACGTCGACGTGGGGCGCGAAGCGCGCCGCCGACGGGCACCCGAAGCCGTTCGACCTGCACTACGTCGAGGTGGGCAACGAGGACTGGTTCGACGGCAGCGGGTCCTACGCCTGGCGCTACACCCGGATGTACGACGCCATCAAGGCGAAGTACCCGCAGCTCAAGGTGATCGCCACCACGGGCGGGCTCCAGGGCGGGGCGGCCAGCGCCAAGCCGGGCATCACGCCGGACGTGGCGGACGACCACTACTACAACAGCCCGCAGTGGTTCACCGACGCCTCGACGCGCTACGACCAGGCGTCGCGCAGCGGCCCGCAGATCCTCGTCGGCGAGTACGGCGCGCAGGACGGGCAGCCGACCGGGACGGTCGCCGCGGCCGTGGGCGAGGCCGGGTTCCTCACCGGCATCGAGCGCAACAGCGACATCGTCATCGGCAGCATGTACGCCCCGATCATCGTCAACGAGAACCAGTCCAACTGGGGCACCAACCTCGTGGGCATCGACGCGGGCTCGAGCTACGGGTCGCCGTCGTACTGGGTCGAGCAGATGTTCAGCACCAACCTCGGCTCGCAGATCGTCGGCAGCCGGCTCTCCGGCGCCGGTGCGATCCAGCAGACGGTGAGCAAGTCGACCTCGAGCGCGGGCACGACGTTCTACGTCAAGCTGGTCAACCCCAGCGACCAGGTGCAGTCCGCGCGCCTGCAGTTCACCGACATCGGCTCGATCGACCCGACCGGGACGCTGACCCAGCTGACCGGTGACCCGTCGACGCGCAACACGCTGGCCCACCCCGACGCGGTCACCCCGACCACGCGGCAGGTCAGCGGGCTCGGCACCACCACCCGGCTGAGCCTGCCGGCCCACTCGGTCACCGTGCTCAAGGTGACCGGGCACTAG
- a CDS encoding alpha-keto acid decarboxylase family protein: MDLTVGGYLGARLRQCGVGHLFGLPGDYSMALLDELLATGLDWVGTTNELGAAYAADGYARRRGFGVVATTFGVGELSALNGVAGAYAESVPLLALTGGPATSAVVAGTPVHHSLLDGDLTRFSRAYAEVTAAAEVLALDTAAEQIDRLLQLALDELLPVHLTVPCDVAVAPVQGAERLARPLVARSSDPESLAEFEEALRHRLSSAQPVALSGRLAVRTGLRGEVRALADAGVPVATLLDAKGLLDEAHPSSLGCYVGALSPDPAVVAPVEDSDCLVVVGAVLSDLVTGMFSAHLKPAVTLGLHEAQVGEVAYPRVELRDAVAALVRVASGAAASSPQLIGGLDQLGVRTGPSARDEPASIEDPDQTGLTQEALWRELAAWLPPGALLVADAGSAYFGAAGVALPAGAELVGQPAWASIGWTIPALLGLAVGGDDRPLVLVVGDGAAQLTVQELSTVLARGFAGTVLLLDNGGYTVERAIRSPEAAYQDIARWDWRALVRALAPGVRVETALVETAGELRQALRSGSAGTPRFLQVVLPRDDTPPLLQGIARGLGAAH, from the coding sequence ATGGACCTCACCGTCGGCGGCTACCTCGGGGCGCGGCTGCGCCAGTGCGGCGTCGGGCACCTGTTCGGGCTGCCGGGGGACTACTCGATGGCGCTGCTCGACGAGCTGCTCGCCACCGGGCTCGACTGGGTGGGGACGACCAACGAGCTCGGTGCGGCGTACGCCGCCGACGGCTACGCGCGGCGGCGCGGCTTCGGCGTGGTGGCGACGACGTTCGGCGTCGGCGAGCTGTCCGCGCTCAACGGCGTGGCGGGGGCGTACGCCGAGTCGGTGCCGCTGCTCGCGCTCACCGGCGGGCCGGCCACGAGCGCCGTCGTGGCCGGGACGCCCGTGCACCACTCGCTGCTCGACGGCGACCTCACCCGCTTCAGCCGGGCGTACGCCGAGGTGACCGCCGCTGCCGAGGTGCTGGCGCTGGACACCGCGGCCGAGCAGATCGACCGGCTGCTGCAGCTGGCGCTCGACGAGCTGCTCCCCGTCCACCTCACCGTGCCGTGCGACGTCGCGGTCGCGCCGGTGCAGGGCGCCGAGCGCCTGGCACGTCCTCTGGTGGCGCGCTCGTCCGACCCCGAGTCGCTGGCAGAGTTCGAGGAAGCGCTGCGCCACAGGCTCTCCTCGGCACAGCCGGTGGCCCTCTCCGGGCGGCTGGCGGTGCGTACGGGCCTGCGGGGGGAGGTCCGCGCGCTCGCGGACGCCGGGGTGCCCGTGGCGACGCTGCTCGACGCGAAGGGCCTGCTCGACGAGGCGCACCCGTCGTCGCTGGGCTGCTACGTCGGCGCGCTCTCCCCCGACCCCGCCGTCGTCGCACCGGTGGAGGACAGCGACTGCCTGGTGGTCGTGGGCGCGGTGCTGTCCGACCTCGTGACCGGCATGTTCAGCGCGCACCTCAAGCCCGCGGTCACGCTCGGCCTGCACGAGGCGCAGGTGGGCGAGGTGGCGTACCCGCGGGTGGAGCTGCGCGACGCGGTGGCGGCGCTGGTGCGGGTGGCGTCGGGAGCGGCCGCCTCTTCCCCCCAGTTGATCGGGGGCCTCGATCAACTGGGGGTCCGGACTGGTCCATCTGCTCGGGACGAGCCCGCGTCGATCGAGGACCCCGATCAAACGGGCCTCACCCAGGAGGCGCTGTGGCGCGAGCTCGCGGCCTGGCTCCCGCCGGGCGCGCTCCTGGTGGCGGACGCCGGCAGCGCGTACTTCGGGGCGGCCGGGGTCGCACTGCCGGCGGGGGCCGAGCTCGTCGGCCAGCCGGCGTGGGCCTCCATCGGCTGGACGATCCCCGCCCTGCTCGGCCTCGCGGTCGGCGGTGACGACCGCCCGCTCGTGCTCGTCGTCGGGGACGGCGCGGCGCAGCTCACCGTGCAGGAGCTCTCGACCGTCCTCGCCCGCGGGTTCGCGGGCACCGTGCTGCTCCTCGACAACGGCGGCTACACGGTCGAGCGGGCGATCCGCAGCCCGGAGGCGGCGTACCAGGACATCGCCCGCTGGGACTGGCGTGCGCTCGTCCGAGCGCTCGCGCCCGGCGTCCGCGTCGAGACCGCGCTCGTCGAGACGGCCGGCGAGCTGCGGCAGGCGCTGCGGTCAGGAAGCGCTGGTACGCCGCGCTTCCTCCAGGTCGTCCTCCCCCGCGACGACACCCCGCCCCTGCTGCAGGGCATCGCCCGCGGGCTCGGTGCGGCGCACTGA
- a CDS encoding Lrp/AsnC family transcriptional regulator: protein MLDDTDARILLALDSDPRSPVVELAARLRLARKTVQTRLARLEGVLRPHTERVPPRELGYAVAALVTAEVAQAELASVVRGLRAIPEVLEAAATTGEGDIVCRVVAADPEDLYRVGQQILACPGIQRTSTVVLLRDLVPYRTAPLLQQHLRRHERSAAARQAGGST, encoded by the coding sequence ATGCTGGACGACACGGACGCGCGGATCCTGCTCGCGCTCGACAGCGACCCGCGCTCGCCGGTGGTGGAGCTCGCGGCCCGGCTGCGGCTCGCCCGCAAGACGGTGCAGACGCGGCTCGCCCGCCTCGAGGGGGTGCTGCGCCCGCACACCGAGCGGGTGCCGCCCCGCGAGCTCGGGTACGCCGTGGCCGCCCTCGTCACGGCCGAGGTGGCGCAGGCCGAGCTGGCCTCCGTGGTCCGCGGGCTGCGCGCCATCCCCGAGGTGCTGGAGGCGGCGGCGACGACGGGCGAGGGCGACATCGTCTGCCGGGTGGTGGCGGCGGACCCGGAGGATCTCTACCGGGTGGGCCAGCAGATCCTCGCCTGCCCGGGCATCCAGCGGACGAGCACCGTGGTGCTGCTGCGCGACCTCGTGCCCTACCGGACGGCTCCGCTCCTGCAGCAGCACCTGCGCCGGCACGAGCGGAGCGCGGCGGCTCGGCAGGCCGGCGGCAGCACCTAG
- a CDS encoding ABC-F family ATP-binding cassette domain-containing protein gives MPPRTLASLEDVSKTWGTRTLLDGVTIGVSEGSRIGIVGRNGGGKTTLLEVLGKQTHVDAGRVVHAGSLRLTAVTQSDDLPPGMGVREIVVGDRPEHTWASDARVRDVLDGLFGGVEAFAAIDRGTAGASGGERRRIALARALILSEGGDDDLLLLDEPTNHLDVEGVDWLAQHLRTRRGALLVVTHDRWFLDAVVDTTWEVNDGSIATYDGGYSAYVLARAERAQRAATEETKRQNLLRKELAWLRRGAPARTSKPKFRIAAADALIADEPPARDDVELVSFASARLGRTVLELEDATVDVPGRRILDGVTWRLGPGDRVGVAGVNGAGKTTLLRALVGEAALSGGRLVTGTTVRVAYLSQSVAELPGHLRVLEAVEEVRSTVQLGAKEQSAGQLLERLGFPAERQWTPVADLSGGERRRLQLLRLLMTEPNVLLLDEPTNDLDTDTLAGLEDLLDGFAGTLVVVSHDRYFLERCTTAVWALFGDGALRHLPGGVEEYLQRRQAALAAAAPAARPVAAAAPSSGAQDRQSRKEITRLERRLERIGQREDEIHAAMAQASTDHERVLALDAELRTLGDERAELEERWLELSVD, from the coding sequence GTGCCACCGCGTACGCTCGCCTCCCTCGAGGACGTCTCCAAGACCTGGGGCACCCGGACCCTGCTCGACGGGGTCACCATCGGCGTCTCCGAGGGGTCGCGCATCGGCATCGTCGGGCGCAACGGCGGCGGCAAGACCACGCTGCTCGAGGTCCTCGGCAAGCAGACCCACGTCGACGCCGGCCGCGTGGTGCACGCCGGCTCGCTGCGGCTGACCGCCGTCACGCAGTCCGACGACCTGCCCCCCGGCATGGGCGTGCGCGAGATCGTCGTCGGCGACCGGCCCGAGCACACCTGGGCCTCCGACGCGCGGGTGCGCGACGTGCTCGACGGCCTCTTCGGCGGCGTCGAGGCCTTCGCCGCGATCGACCGCGGCACCGCCGGCGCGTCCGGCGGTGAGCGGCGTCGCATCGCGCTGGCCCGCGCGCTGATCCTCAGCGAGGGCGGCGACGACGACCTGCTGCTGCTCGACGAGCCGACCAACCACCTCGACGTCGAGGGCGTGGACTGGCTCGCCCAGCACCTGCGGACGCGCCGCGGTGCCCTGCTCGTCGTCACCCACGACCGGTGGTTCCTCGACGCCGTCGTCGACACGACCTGGGAGGTCAACGACGGCAGCATCGCGACCTACGACGGCGGCTACTCGGCCTACGTGCTGGCGCGGGCCGAGCGCGCCCAGCGCGCGGCGACCGAGGAGACCAAGCGGCAGAACCTCCTGCGCAAGGAGCTCGCCTGGCTGCGCCGTGGCGCGCCGGCGCGCACGAGCAAGCCGAAGTTCCGCATCGCCGCGGCCGACGCGCTCATCGCCGACGAGCCGCCGGCGCGCGACGACGTGGAGCTGGTCTCGTTCGCGAGCGCCCGCCTGGGCCGTACGGTGCTGGAGCTCGAGGACGCGACCGTCGACGTGCCGGGCCGGCGCATCCTCGACGGGGTCACCTGGCGGCTCGGCCCGGGGGACCGGGTGGGCGTCGCAGGGGTCAACGGCGCGGGCAAGACGACGCTGCTGCGCGCGCTCGTCGGGGAGGCGGCGCTGAGCGGTGGCCGGCTCGTCACGGGGACGACGGTGCGCGTGGCGTACCTCTCGCAGTCGGTCGCCGAGCTGCCCGGGCACCTGCGGGTCCTCGAGGCCGTCGAGGAGGTGCGCAGCACGGTCCAGCTCGGCGCCAAGGAGCAGAGCGCCGGCCAGCTGCTCGAGCGCCTGGGCTTCCCGGCGGAGCGGCAGTGGACGCCGGTCGCGGACCTCTCCGGCGGCGAGCGGCGCCGCCTGCAGCTGCTCCGGCTGCTCATGACCGAGCCCAACGTGCTGCTGCTCGACGAGCCGACCAACGACCTCGACACCGACACGCTGGCCGGGCTCGAGGACCTGCTCGACGGGTTCGCGGGGACGCTGGTGGTCGTCAGCCACGACCGCTACTTCCTCGAGCGCTGCACCACCGCGGTCTGGGCGCTGTTCGGCGACGGAGCGCTGCGCCACCTGCCCGGGGGTGTGGAGGAGTACCTCCAGCGCCGGCAGGCCGCGCTCGCCGCCGCGGCCCCGGCTGCGCGGCCGGTCGCCGCCGCCGCGCCCAGCTCGGGCGCGCAGGACCGCCAGTCGCGCAAGGAGATCACCCGCCTCGAGCGCCGACTCGAGCGCATCGGCCAGCGGGAGGACGAGATCCACGCCGCCATGGCGCAGGCCTCGACCGACCACGAGCGCGTCCTCGCGCTGGACGCCGAGCTGCGCACGCTCGGCGACGAGCGGGCCGAGCTCGAGGAGCGCTGGCTGGAGCTGTCCGTCGACTGA